In Plasmodium brasilianum strain Bolivian I chromosome 1, whole genome shotgun sequence, a single genomic region encodes these proteins:
- a CDS encoding mannose-6-phosphate isomerase: protein MKTRKLCINECIPYVQKYAWGKGKDGMVYEIMKNIVKENYDMIKKGTGNIDYLKEYNIESEESKNNSKNNSSNSKNNSNTDGRHLDGTAIDETKRKEEINKGGESGSNTNINKYDSNEKYAELWIGNHEKGPNLVLYKNSFIKIEEFIKIFENKKYRKSSKLVNYFYKKGDDKKNKPIDKNELTKSEGVNNNIDIINNIKNNENSSSSNNNNNSSSNNNNNSSSNNNNNSSSNNNNIISTPSKEAGVKRPSDAECASLKNYSLYETYEMVNDTVDINTLFPYLFKMLSISKPLSIQIHPNQTQTLYLNTVNPLLYKDKIFKTEMCVCINSMSLLCGYMNIFKIAFLIKNINELYNFFLVRNQGGNGQGGQEILVGGREGTEGGKGKVGEMNSSNTVLGKDHNIAQKKRVGNAVKCNTKVNSEKPKDIFLLFDLFHTKKDEHIDEILNMLSRIYVYIINYSLKRANGPCHDIISVVDNYAECIQKYVFDENFFSSFHKNDNFLKENFNLGNLIKTEKEKLCTLLSEHKNILDFNDSDIDEDSDKQKIVSDEVQRSMGNGNLLDASNAENTSVQEGASGGANVETNVTASASANTSRIDGEADNQNEQSESDEPAFENVKKIKAFYEHMYKYVTYRILLVENDALNICVNTIIRDNEKYASYIKEEKVFKKKPEELYADICKKKNYENVCEETEKYIINSIFEILNNVSKYYPNDGGRIFIFILQLLNLKDGDVVYIKPGVIHSYISGHCLECMTNSDLVIRGGLTNKEIDKLNFIKYVNYKNNYPVILEKEFINYNIISYSYHKMKHFKILFIKVRPDESVNYLFSYTSFTSCIVLASNKKVKIKGRKNEKKKASIKSVKKGTVFIIAPNIMVTICNLYSNEEDGDKELVLYCATSR from the coding sequence ATGAAGACGAGAAAATTATGCATCAATGAATGCATTCCCTATGTGCAGAAGTACGCATGGGGTAAAGGAAAAGATGGGATGGTTTatgaaattatgaaaaacatAGTTAAGGAAAATTATGATATGATTAAAAAGGGCACTGGTAACATAGATTACTTAAAGGAATACAATATTGAGAGTGAGGAGAGTAAGAacaatagtaaaaataatagtagtaatagtaagaataatagtaatacGGATGGACGACATTTAGATGGAACAGCCATCGATGAAACGAAACGAAAAGAAGAGATTAACAAAGGAGGAGAAAGCGGTTCAAATAcgaatattaataaatatgattcaaatgaaaaatatgcagAATTGTGGATAGGAAATCATGAGAAAGGTCCAAATTTAgttctttataaaaacagttttataaaaattgaagaatttataaaaatttttgaaaataaaaaatacagaaaaagTAGTAAACTTGTgaattacttttataaaaaaggagatgataaaaaaaataaaccgATTgacaaaaatgaattaacCAAATCTGAGGGTGTAAACAATAACATAGATATCATTAacaacattaaaaataatgaaaacagtagcagtagtaacaataacaacaatagcagtagtaacaataacaacaatagcagtagtaacaataacaacaatagcagtagcaataataacaatatcaTCAGTACTCCTAGTAAAGAGGCGGGTGTAAAGAGACCATCAGATGCTGAATGCgcatctttaaaaaattattctttatatgaAACGTATGAAATGGTAAATGATACAGTAGATATAAATACACTCTTCCCTtacctttttaaaatgttatctATATCGAAACCGTTAAGCATTCAAATACATCCTAACCAAACGCAGACTTTATACCTTAATACGGTGAACCcacttttatataaagataaaatttttaaaacggAAATGTGCGTTTGTATTAATTCGATGAGTTTACTTTGTggttatatgaatatattcaaaatagcgtttttaataaaaaatataaatgagcTTTATAACTTCTTTCTTGTGAGGAATCAGGGTGGAAATGGCCAAGGAGGACAAGAAATATTAGTAGGTGGTAGAGAAGGAACAGAAGGAGGAAAAGGTAAGGTAGGGGAAATGAATAGTAGTAATACAGTTTTAGGAAAAGATCATAATATAGCACAAAAAAAACGTGTAGGCAATGCAGTAAAATGTAATACAAAAGTGAATAGTGAAAAACCGAAAGATATATTTCTCTTGTTTGATTTATttcatacaaaaaaagatgaGCATATAGATGAGATTTTGAACATGTTAtcacgtatatatgtatatataattaattattctttaaaaagaGCAAATGGACCATGTCATGATATAATATCTGTTGTGGACAATTATGCAGAGTGCattcaaaaatatgtttttgaTGAGaactttttttcatcatttcacaaaaatgataattttttaaaagaaaattttaacttAGGAAATTTGATAAAAACAGAAAAGGAGAAGCTATGTACTCTTTTAAGTGAGCACAAAAACATTTTAGATTTTAACGATTCCGACATTGACGAGGATTCCGACAAGCAGAAAATAGTTTCTGATGAGGTCCAGCGCTCTATGGGTAATGGCAACTTGCTGGACGCTTCCAATGCAGAGAATACAAGTGTGCAGGAAGGCGCGAGTGGAGGAGCAAATGTAGAGACAAATGTAACAGCTAGCGCTAGTGCAAATACTAGCAGGATTGATGGAGAAGCCGATAACCAGAATGAACAGAGTGAAAGCGACGAGCCTGCATTCGAGAatgtaaagaaaataaaagctttttatgaacacatgtataaatacgtaACGTACCGAATACTACTTGTTGAAAATGATGCTTTGAATATCTGTGTGAACACGATAATAAgagataatgaaaaatatgcttCATAcataaaagaggaaaaagtGTTTAAGAAAAAACCCGAAGAATTATATGcagatatatgtaaaaaaaaaaattacgaaaATGTATGTGaagaaacagaaaaatatattattaacagcATATTTGAAATACTAAATAATGTTTCTAAATATTATCCGAATGATGGAGggagaatatttatttttattttacaactcttaaatttaaaagatgGTGATGTTGTGTATATAAAACCGGGAGTTATTCATTCATACATTTCTGGACATTGTTTAGAATGTATGACAAACTCAGATTTAGTAATTAGAGGAGGGTTAACGAATAAAGAAatagataaattaaattttattaaatatgttaattataaaaataattatccagttatattagaaaaagaattcattaattataatataatatcatataGTTATCATAAAATGAagcattttaaaattttatttataaaagttaGACCAGATGAATCAGTTAATTATTTGTTCTCTTACACGAGTTTTACTTCTTGTATTGTTTTGGCttctaataaaaaagttaaaatcaaaggaagaaaaaatgaaaaaaaaaaagccagTATTAAAAGTGTAAAAAAAGGCACTGTCTTTATTATAGCTCCAAATATTATGGTAACgatatgtaatttatattctaATGAGGAAGATGGTGATAAGGAATTAGTTTTGTACTGTGCCACATCCCGATAA
- a CDS encoding sentrin-specific protease 2: MKNMKNTDKEYKLKCDIKDKNNYSYFERERKYKKEICTNNFCEIVSSDDSDEKLDENNNNFIIVELISYICGNSKIISFYPSTNNNNSGQNKYLYHFYKKKKVKLYLCLNKENNEIYIYEVQCKFTKKKDYHNEQDKAKGNANSCKSNKHISEIDGKIKTESKNNSNNDSSNSGSSNNDDAFNNEGSKPSCNFLSSLKDPKVINKLTEHKIKKEEQEEEQEKEQEKEQEKEQKEEQEEEQEEQEKKKKRNQSTNASKKIFITKLFDSVNCSYDLSTIEYTKLNNTDDKTLNSLKNILEQKINKSQERIFEMRKEVVTGEKMEVHIDIEKSKIKQNDMNKNNYTYNDNYNTQQFFKESDSAFYEKINVQEKNMTYSENYDNDIIMTQNERGRNTNSKNDNEIKILFLHFHEPANIFMNQFAIIDQGKEENFMKQITGFLNDKKYQYIEREYTNMKRRNKYKSILRKIKNEMFTYSFLENYESDISICSNDLFFSDTEVVTRENNFDMKEEKKKKKFYSIHKKQFKNQMASIKFKFKKWRRNHNILNENRKSNGVGREKERCDSIKNSTILKIQNNQKDVKQSYYHTNNKQRSSNYPFVNSGGISSYQNENILKDKRKNYDNHLIFKFQQEKDTTKKIKIQNENSEEQMIIKRNKILREENKENFAGELNNFEMNKHFNYDKEKEIRKSSIISNEKGNLSEDIIKNENSHNVIKSNDNINMHSACSNTFQENCQLNTCCSYSDLEKTSRKYCNTEICANDEEELTYTKKRRIHNAEKYDELQNNNKDIVFENYRNGRNYIIRSSHTGNSEYELVNYEKGRENNGNNGDNCSNNSIIGKDTNSSNGAKCSSSNSSMKSIGKRSNNRYSCDNRNSCISNDCYDIGHKNEKGMVHNKYCNPNRNNHIEVDQAHMNNNTYTSVEEIFVENDFIAEAHARKKVEGANPVGELINESSRMNARTSASGFDNGGHNNSEGGSKSDHVSNSLTDCSNRSNRSNRSNSSNRSNRSNRSNSCNSSNSCNSSNSCNSCNSSNSCNSSNRSNSCNSSNRSNRSNRSNRSNRSNSCNSSNRSNSSNSSNRSKHSSLRNRSNRRILCNSNGLNDACSMGRGHVGDYMSKLRSNRNKKKNEGKLRNEIDNSLFLKYKVNNMFDIIKIIYCNCKNFKYTDKLKYYITTFLNYSIIEKTKLQFMQKERTIDIEILKYYIYKKILEKKNVWKLNNYKIDDYNIFRLNKSKYIDDSIIDFFNNYIYSFVLKFDKNKNDIYIFNTFFYKKIELYDDIFKAYINTNRWIKKLSKKIYEYKYVFIPINIGNTHWSLVLLYFPFNNNSQESEAGQGESREEVKEVVVRNEEVVRNEEVVRDDVVVRDEEVIRDEEVIRDEEVIRDDVVVQDDVVVQDDVVVRDGWKDDAHGWERKRSQNTKDPQRSGKVAAINRNQHCKDKLNIFANKFRSKSNDSYFLNTTIFKSNRYKNSIVLKNHLYFLSSKSNDDRTKKWCFDKLPRSSSDAGEYSAPLCPIKEEVSNRCFSHNNNCTDYRNDNRNDNRNDNRNDNRNDNRNDNRNDNRNNNHNHSNPRSKTVHFNKTKKKIEEKKNENIKTAYMIYLDSLFPSAKGNKILQKLKKYIEHIFLRDHMTTVKSEMKNGKAVPTNATCSTSSTRVSTAHIAAIHTSSAHTAATHTSTAHTAATHTSTAHTAAIHTSTAHTAATHTSTASTSAANTSSDIPKIYFKFVYPNIIPKQNNTYDCGIYIIQFVLHLCLNKHLVENDLIKPYKEQIKGRMKNEKTHFNFSNHCRDNNFVYSKTYMSKPSPWFCQKDINKKRKQMKKMLLYMKNVINWKSDNHIEALNLLFLMNYNN, translated from the exons AGCTTAAATGtgatataaaagataaaaacaaCTACAGCTATTTCGAAAGAgagagaaaatataaaaaagaaatatgcacaaataatttttgcgAAATAGTGTCATCAGATGATAGTGATGAAAAGCTTGAcgaaaataacaataattttataattgttgaacttatttcttatatttgtGGAAActcaaaaattatttcattctaTCCaagtacaaataataataattctggacaaaataaatatctgtatcatttttataaaaaaaaaaaagtcaagTTGTATTTATgcttaaataaagaaaataatgaaatatatatatatgaagttCAGTGTAAATTcaccaaaaaaaaggattatcATAATGAACAAGATAAAGCGAAAGGAAACGCCAATTCGTGCAAATCAAATAAACACATAAGCGAAATTGATGGGAAAATTAAAAcagaaagtaaaaataacagCAATAACGATAGCAGTAACAGTGGAAGTAGCAATAACGATGACGCATTTAATAATGAAGGCAGTAAACCTAGTTgcaattttttatcatcacTCAAAGACCCTAAAGTTATCAATAAATTAACagaacataaaataaaaaaagaagaacaagaagaagaacaagaaaaagaacaagaaaaagaacaagaaaaagaacaaaaagaagAACAAGAAGAAGAACAAGaagaacaagaaaaaaaaaaaaaaagaaaccaAAGTACAAATGCATcaaaaaagatttttattacaaaattatttgataGTGTAAATTGTAGTTATGATTTGTCAACAATTGAATATAccaaattaaataatactgATGACAAAACCTTAAATTCgctgaaaaatattttagagcaaaaaattaataaaagtcAAGAAAGAATATTTGAAATGCGGAAGGAAGTAGTAACAGGAGAGAAGATGGAGGTGCATATTGATatagaaaaaagtaaaattaagcaaaatgatatgaataaaaataattatacatacaatgATAACTACAATACGCAACAATTTTTCAAAGAAAGTGATAGCGCTTTTTACGAAAAAATTAACGTgcaggaaaaaaatatgacttATTCAGAAAATTATGACAACGACATCATTATGACACAAAATGAAAGGGGAAGAAATACTAACTCTAAAAATgataacgaaataaaaatCCTATTTCTCCATTTTCATGAGCCcgcaaatatatttatgaaccAGTTTGCCATTATTGATCAAG gtaaagaagaaaatttcATGAAACAAATAACGGGATTTttgaatgataaaaaataccAGTACATAGAAAGGGAGTACacaaatatgaaaagaagaaacaaatataaatcaaTTCTTcgaaagataaaaaatgagatgtttacatatagctttttagaaaattatgaaaGTGATATAAGCATATGTAGCAACGACCTATTCTTCAGTGACACAGAAGTTGTAACAAGAGAAAATAACTTTGACatgaaagaagaaaaaaaaaaaaaaaaattctactCCATTCACAAgaaacaatttaaaaatcAAATGGCTagtattaaatttaaatttaaaaaatggagaAGAAA TCATAACATACTCAACGAAAACAGAAAAAGTAATGGAGTAGGAAGGGAGAAAGAAAGATGTGATAGTATAAAGAATAGcactatattaaaaatacagaATAACCAAAAAGATGTGAAGCAATCCTATTATCATACTAACAATAAACAAAGGAGTAGTAACTATCCATTCGTTAATAGTGGAGGCATATCATCttatcaaaatgaaaatatattaaaagataaacgaaaaaattatgataatcatttaatttttaaatttcagcaagaaaaagatacaacgaaaaaaataaaaatacaaaatgagAATAGTGAAGAACAGATGATAATAAAgcgaaataaaatattaagagaagaaaataaagaaaatttcgCGGGTGAACTCAATAATTTCGAAATGAAcaaacattttaattatgacaaagaaaaggaaataagaaaaagttCAATCATATCAAACGAAAAGGGAAATTTATCAgaagatataataaaaaacgaaaattcacataatgtaataaaatcaaatgataatattaacatGCACAGTGCATGTAGTAACACATTTCAAGAAAATTGCCAATTAAATACTTGTTGTTCCTATTCGGATTTAGAAAAAACATCACGTAAATATTGCAATACTGAGATATGTGCAAATGATGAAGAAGAGTTAACATAcactaaaaaaagaagaattcaTAATGCTGAAAAATATGACGAATTGCAAAATAACAACAAAGATATTGTGtttgaaaattatagaaatggcagaaattatattattcgcTCTTCCCACACAGGGAATAGCGAATATGAACTGgttaattatgaaaaaggaaGAGAAAATAATGGCAATAACGGTGATAattgtagtaataatagtattataGGCAAAGACACCAACAGTAGTAACGGTGCCAAGTGCAGCAGTAGTAACAGCAGCATGAAAAGCATCGGCAAAAGAAGTAATAATCGTTACAGTTGTGATAATCGAAACAGCTGCATCTCCAATGACTGTTATGATATAGGACATAAAAACGAAAAGGGTATGGTGCATAATAAATACTGTAACCCGAATAGGAACAACCATATTGAAGTAGACCAGGCTCACATGAACAATAATACTTATACTTCTGTCGAAGAAATATTCGTGGAAAATGACTTCATAGCAGAAGCGCATGCGCGCAAGAAGGTAGAAGGTGCCAACCCCGTGGGTGAGTTAATTAATGAAAGCAGTCGCATGAATGCGCGTACCAGTGCCAGTGGCTTTGACAACGGAGGTCATAACAACAGTGAAGGCGGTAGCAAAAGTGACCACGTGAGTAACAGTCTCACTGACTGCAGTAATCGCAGTAATCGCAGTAATCGCAGTAATAGCAGTAATCGCAGTAATCGCAGTAATAGAAGTAATAGCTGTAATAGCAGTAATAGCTGTAATAGCAGTAATAGCTGTAATAGCTGTAATAGCAGTAATAGCTGTAATAGCAGTAATCGCAGTAATAGCTGTAATAGCAGTAATCGCAGTAATCGAAGTAATCGCAGTAATCGCAGTAATCGCAGTAATAGCTGTAATAGCAGTAATCGCAGTAATAGCAGTAATAGCAGTAATCGCAGTAAACATAGTAGCCTCCGTAACCGCAGTAACCGACGTATCCTCTGTAATAGTAACGGGCTGAATGACGCATGCAGTATGGGAAGGGGTCATGTAGGGGATTATATGTCAAAACTGAGGAGTAAtagaaacaaaaagaaaaatgaaggCAAGTTAAGGAATGAAATAGATAATTCTTTgttcttaaaatataaagtgaATAATATGTTTgatatcataaaaataatatactgtAATTGCAAAAATTTCAAGTACAcagataaattaaaatattacattacTACGTTTCTTAATTATTCCATAATTGAAAAAACGAAATTACAATTTATGCAAAAAGAGAGAACAATAGATATAGaaatactaaaatattatatatataagaaaatattagaaaagaaaaatgtatggaaattaaataattataaaatagatgattataatatatttcgtTTGAACAAATCTAAATATATTGACGATTCTAttattgatttttttaataattatatatattcatttgttctcaaatttgataaaaataaaaatgatatatatatctttaatacattcttttataaaaaaattgaattgtatgatgatatttttaaagcatATATTAACACAAATAGATGgatcaaaaaattaagtaaaaaaatatatgaatataagtATGTTTTCATTCCTATAAATATTGGTAATACTCACTGGTCCCTCGTTCTGCTTTATTTCCCTTTCAACAACAATTCACAGGAAAGTGAAGCTGGACAGGGGGAATCAAGAGAAGAAGTGAAAGAAGTAGTGGTACGAAATGAAGAAGTGGTACGAAATGAAGAAGTGGTACGAGATGATGTAGTGGTACGAGATGAAGAAGTGATACGAGATGAAGAAGTGATACGAGATGAAGAAGTGATACGAGATGATGTAGTGGTACAAGATGATGTAGTGGTACAAGATGATGTAGTGGTAAGGGACGGATGGAAAGACGACGCGCATGGAtgggaaagaaaaagaagccAAAACACAAAGGATCCCCAAAGAAGTGGAAAAGTAGCTGCAATAAATAGAAATCAACATTGCAAAGACAAACTTAACATTTTTGCTAATAAATTTAGAAGCAAATCAAATGATTCTTATTTTCTGAATAcaactatttttaaaagcaaTAGATATAAGAACAGTATTGTTTTGAAAAaccatttatattttctaagtAGCAAAAGTAATGATGATAGAACAAAAAAGTGGTGTTTTGATAAATTACCTCGAAGCTCAAGTGACGCAGGTGAATATAGCGCTCCTTTATGCCCAATAAAGGAGGAAGTTTCTAACAGATGCTTCAGTCATAATAACAATTGCACTGATTATCGTAATGACAATCGCAATGATAATCGTAATGACAATCGCAATGACAATCGCAATGATAATCGTAATGACAATCGCAATGATAATCGTAATAACAACCACAATCACAGTAACCCTCGCAGTAAAACTgttcattttaataaaacaaaaaaaaaaattgaggaaaaaaaaaatgaaaatatcaAAACAGCTTATATGATATATCTAGATTCCTTATTCCCATCGGCcaaaggaaataaaattttgcaaaaattaaaaaaatatatagagcATATATTCTTACGTGATCATATGACAACAGTCAAAtcagaaatgaaaaatggcAAAGCAGTTCCGACTAATGCCACTTGCAGTACATCATCAACTCGTGTATCCACCGCGCACATTGCGGCTATTCATACTTCCTCTGCGCACACTGCGGCTACTCATACATCCACTGCGCACACTGCGGCTACTCATACATCCACTGCACACACTGCGGCTATTCATACATCCACTGCGCACACTGCGGCTACTCATACATCCACTGCTTCTACCTCCGCTGCTAACACCTCTAGCGATATTcccaaaatatatttcaaattcGTTTACCCGAATATTATTCCCAAGCAGAACAACACATATGACTGCGGGATCTATATCATTCAGTTTGTTTTGCATCTATGCTTAAATAAGCATCTAGTTGAAAATGATTTAATCAAACCATATAAAGAACAAATCAAGGGAAGAATGAAAAACGAGAAAAcccattttaatttttctaaccACTGTCGTGATAACAATTTTGTTTACTCAAAAACATATATGAGTAAACCATCCCCATGGTTTTGCCAAAAGGACATaaacaaaaa AAGAAAgcaaatgaagaaaatgcTCTTATATATGAAGAATGTTATAAACTGGAAGTCAGACAACCATATTGAGGCCTTGAATTTGCTATTTTTAATGAACTATAACAATTAa